In Streptomyces sp. NBC_00569, a single genomic region encodes these proteins:
- a CDS encoding SurA N-terminal domain-containing protein, protein MHRRNSRRTALVLATAAVAAVPLLTACGDDAHPGAAAVMGSYRITVSQLENRVNEVRDAQQAATKDDQQYEQAIAKSGGLTRNTLHSMVFDRVLHRAAADAGVKVSRRQVQEREAAMAQQAGGVRQMRLALLEQYNIAPERIAESARTDLEVMGLAQKVGANMQSQSESDQAPFWKALDQASKELKVDLNPRYGTWDIAKSHGRADAKTPWVREVTSPKTGDEQTA, encoded by the coding sequence TTGCATCGCCGCAACAGCCGCCGCACCGCGCTCGTCCTCGCCACCGCCGCCGTAGCCGCGGTCCCCCTCCTCACCGCCTGCGGCGACGACGCGCATCCCGGCGCCGCGGCCGTCATGGGCAGCTACCGCATCACCGTCTCCCAGCTGGAGAACCGGGTGAACGAGGTGCGCGACGCCCAGCAGGCCGCCACCAAGGACGACCAGCAGTACGAGCAGGCCATCGCCAAGTCCGGCGGCCTCACCCGGAACACGCTGCACTCCATGGTCTTCGACCGGGTCCTGCACCGCGCGGCCGCAGACGCGGGCGTCAAGGTGAGCCGCAGGCAGGTCCAGGAGCGGGAAGCCGCGATGGCGCAGCAGGCCGGCGGCGTCCGGCAGATGCGGCTCGCCCTGCTCGAGCAGTACAACATCGCGCCCGAGCGCATCGCGGAGAGCGCCCGCACCGATCTTGAGGTCATGGGCCTTGCCCAGAAGGTCGGCGCGAACATGCAGTCCCAGTCCGAGAGCGACCAGGCCCCCTTCTGGAAGGCGCTCGACCAGGCCTCCAAGGAGCTGAAGGTCGACCTGAACCCGCGCTACGGCACCTGGGACATCGCCAAGAGCCACGGCCGCGCCGACGCGAAGACGCCGTGGGTGCGTGAGGTCACGTCCCCGAAGACGGGGGACGAGCAGACGGCGTAG
- a CDS encoding nucleoside triphosphate pyrophosphohydrolase: protein MNAENAPAAVPTGRIVLLTTSHRVAPGLLSWSAWQLLHAADEVLCADAAHPQLPYLREAGIEVREAAPTAHELVDACAGGRTVVVVATAEGDRRLTDGLAALAGSGRVAMPDLELLPASYDLPGARLLDLVQVMDRIRRECPWSSQQTHKGLAKYAIEEAYELVEAIEDGDRDELREELGDVLLQVVFHARIAEEASGEEGDEAFSVDDVAGGIVEKLIHRHPHVFGDDTALTPEDVKEHWLRTKAVEKQRESVTDGVPVGQPGLALAAKLGSRVRTAGLDVPVPGGEGVGYELLAIALRAEADGIDPEAALRAAARAYRDAIRAAEGPAAQ from the coding sequence GTGAACGCCGAGAACGCACCCGCCGCCGTCCCGACCGGCCGCATCGTCCTGCTCACCACCAGTCACCGCGTCGCGCCCGGCCTGCTGTCCTGGTCGGCCTGGCAGCTCCTGCACGCCGCCGACGAGGTGCTGTGCGCCGACGCCGCGCACCCGCAGCTGCCGTATCTGCGGGAGGCCGGCATCGAGGTGCGGGAGGCGGCGCCGACGGCTCACGAGCTCGTCGACGCCTGTGCCGGGGGCCGCACCGTCGTGGTCGTCGCCACCGCCGAGGGCGACCGGCGCCTGACCGACGGCCTGGCCGCGCTCGCCGGCTCGGGCCGCGTCGCGATGCCCGACCTGGAACTGCTCCCGGCCTCCTACGACCTGCCGGGCGCGCGCCTCCTCGACCTGGTCCAGGTCATGGACCGCATCCGCCGAGAGTGCCCGTGGTCCTCGCAGCAGACCCACAAGGGCCTGGCGAAGTACGCGATCGAGGAGGCGTACGAACTCGTCGAGGCGATCGAGGACGGTGACCGGGACGAGCTGCGCGAGGAGCTCGGGGACGTGCTCCTCCAGGTCGTCTTCCACGCCCGGATCGCCGAGGAGGCCTCCGGTGAGGAAGGGGACGAGGCGTTCTCCGTGGACGACGTCGCCGGTGGCATCGTCGAGAAGCTCATCCACCGTCACCCGCACGTCTTCGGCGACGACACGGCGCTCACGCCGGAGGACGTCAAGGAGCACTGGCTGCGCACCAAGGCCGTCGAGAAGCAGCGCGAGTCCGTCACGGACGGGGTGCCGGTGGGACAGCCCGGCCTCGCGCTCGCGGCGAAGCTGGGATCCCGGGTCCGCACGGCCGGCCTCGACGTGCCGGTGCCGGGCGGCGAGGGCGTCGGTTACGAACTGCTCGCCATCGCCCTGCGCGCCGAGGCCGACGGCATCGACCCGGAGGCGGCACTGCGCGCGGCGGCCCGGGCGTACCGGGACGCGATCCGGGCGGCGGAGGGGCCGGCCGCTCAGTGA
- a CDS encoding cytochrome P450 family protein has product MNAPNAAPELFTWEFASDPYPAYAWLRENAPVHRTKLPSGVEAWLVTRYADARQALADSRLSKNPEHHAEDAQGKSKTGIPGERSANLMTHLLNIDPPDHTRLRRLVSKAFTPRRVAAFAPRVQELADDLIDRFAPQGEADLIHDFAFPLPIYAICDLLGVPREDQDDFRDWAGMMIRHGGGPRGGVARSVKKIRGYLAELIHRKRNDPGDDLISDLIRASDHGEHLTENEAAAMCFVLLFAGFETTINLIGNGVYALLGNPEQRARLQESIERGERELLDTGIEELLRYDGPVELATWRFATEPLTIGGQQIATGDPVLVVLAAADRDPARFHEPDTLDLSRRDNQHLGYGHGIHYCLGAPLARLEGTVAIETLLRRLPDLELAVDRADLRWRGGLIMRGLRTLPVEFAAH; this is encoded by the coding sequence GTGAACGCCCCGAACGCCGCACCCGAACTCTTCACCTGGGAGTTCGCCTCGGACCCGTATCCCGCCTATGCCTGGCTGCGGGAAAATGCCCCCGTCCACCGGACGAAGCTGCCCAGCGGCGTCGAGGCGTGGCTGGTGACCCGCTATGCCGACGCCCGCCAGGCCCTCGCGGACAGTCGGCTGTCGAAGAATCCCGAGCACCATGCCGAGGATGCGCAGGGCAAGAGCAAGACCGGCATTCCGGGCGAGCGCAGTGCCAATCTGATGACGCATCTGCTCAACATCGACCCGCCGGACCACACCCGTCTTCGCCGTCTCGTCTCCAAGGCGTTCACCCCACGGCGTGTGGCCGCATTCGCGCCGCGTGTTCAGGAGCTGGCGGACGACCTCATCGACCGGTTCGCACCGCAGGGCGAGGCCGACCTCATTCACGACTTCGCCTTTCCCCTCCCCATCTACGCGATCTGCGACCTGCTCGGCGTCCCCCGCGAGGACCAGGACGACTTCCGCGACTGGGCAGGGATGATGATCCGGCACGGCGGCGGCCCGCGCGGCGGCGTCGCCCGCTCCGTCAAGAAGATCCGCGGCTACCTCGCCGAACTCATCCACCGCAAGCGCAACGACCCCGGCGACGACCTGATCTCAGACCTCATCCGCGCCTCCGACCACGGCGAGCACCTCACCGAGAACGAGGCCGCCGCGATGTGTTTCGTGCTGCTGTTCGCCGGTTTCGAGACCACCATCAACCTGATCGGTAACGGCGTGTACGCGCTCCTCGGCAACCCCGAGCAGCGCGCCCGGCTTCAGGAGTCGATCGAGCGCGGCGAGCGGGAACTCCTCGACACCGGCATCGAGGAACTGCTCCGCTACGACGGCCCTGTGGAACTCGCCACCTGGCGGTTCGCCACCGAACCCCTCACCATCGGCGGACAGCAGATCGCCACCGGCGATCCCGTACTGGTCGTCCTTGCCGCCGCGGACCGCGACCCGGCCCGTTTCCATGAACCGGACACGCTTGACCTCTCCCGCCGCGACAACCAGCACCTCGGCTACGGCCACGGCATCCACTACTGCCTGGGCGCGCCGCTGGCCCGCCTCGAAGGCACGGTCGCCATCGAGACGCTGTTGCGTCGTCTGCCGGATCTGGAGCTGGCCGTCGACCGTGCCGACCTACGATGGCGCGGAGGGCTCATCATGCGCGGGCTGCGGACCCTTCCGGTGGAGTTCGCCGCTCACTGA
- a CDS encoding transglycosylase family protein, giving the protein MAGSAIAIPLLGATSASAASTATWDKLAECESGGSWSADPGNGYYGGLQFSQETWENYGGLDFAPRADQASRSQQIAVAEKVLADQGPRAWPVCSVTSGLTVDDAAAKVDPGAALPTPSASADDSGSGDASSGDTRKDDASDGQGDSAASGAKGDSREKNHDDSGDTAGNTANDSKSDKSGQEDATSTSGAPSSEASDGSDSAAAPASGRHRGEAAEDDTAGASRADDSSGRHASRGSENGRKGANADEGAYTVRAGDNLWDIADTHDVDGGWAALYAENKKTVGADPDLILPGQSLDLGLESGEK; this is encoded by the coding sequence GTGGCCGGCTCCGCCATCGCGATCCCCCTGCTCGGCGCGACCAGCGCGAGCGCCGCCTCGACGGCGACGTGGGACAAGCTCGCCGAGTGCGAGAGCGGCGGCTCCTGGAGCGCCGATCCGGGCAACGGCTATTACGGCGGGCTCCAGTTCTCGCAGGAGACCTGGGAGAACTACGGCGGCCTCGACTTCGCGCCGCGCGCCGACCAGGCCAGCCGCTCGCAGCAGATAGCCGTCGCCGAGAAGGTCCTCGCCGACCAGGGTCCGCGGGCGTGGCCGGTCTGCTCGGTCACCTCGGGCCTCACGGTGGACGACGCCGCGGCCAAGGTCGATCCGGGGGCGGCCCTGCCGACCCCGTCCGCGTCCGCCGACGACTCCGGCAGTGGCGACGCGTCGAGCGGCGACACCAGGAAGGACGACGCGAGCGACGGACAGGGGGACTCCGCGGCCTCGGGCGCGAAGGGCGACTCCCGAGAGAAGAATCACGACGACTCGGGTGATACCGCAGGTAACACCGCGAACGACTCCAAGAGTGACAAGTCCGGTCAGGAAGACGCGACTTCGACCTCCGGCGCGCCCTCGTCGGAGGCCTCCGACGGCTCGGACTCCGCTGCCGCGCCCGCCTCCGGCCGCCACCGCGGCGAAGCGGCCGAGGACGATACCGCGGGCGCCTCGCGTGCTGACGACAGTTCGGGTCGCCATGCCTCGCGCGGTAGTGAAAACGGGCGCAAGGGCGCGAATGCCGATGAAGGCGCCTATACCGTGCGCGCCGGCGACAACCTCTGGGACATCGCCGACACCCATGACGTGGATGGCGGATGGGCCGCTCTGTACGCCGAGAACAAGAAGACGGTCGGCGCCGATCCCGACCTCATCCTTCCTGGTCAGAGTCTGGATCTTGGGCTCGAATCGGGCGAAAAGTAG